One Colias croceus chromosome 7, ilColCroc2.1 genomic window carries:
- the LOC123693358 gene encoding protein spaetzle-like isoform X4 produces the protein MAWIYYVLWIYLLQITSYKAYEETEWRSGRAPHFQTNVFPDLTSRSGSDFQLQIPEECRRLGICEDIPNYPEDIVSNVIQQIERDNKTKFNRDVLEPPQIAERIGPEEETIDLCVSSERIFVPKVAQDVNKDWFIIVNDKQKPRQTFRVEICKGGESASCSSIAFFQKGYEAKCIQKYVLRNMIALDDNNQVIERPFQVPSCCSCVARVV, from the exons ATGGCTTGGATATATTACGTTTTGTGGATATATCTG TTACAGATAACAAGCTACAAAGCCTACGAAGAAACAGAGTGGCGGAGCGGAAGGGCACCACATTTCCAAACCAATG TATTTCCAGATCTAACATCGAGGTCGGGTAGTGACTTTCAATTGCAAATACCTGAGGAATGTAGACGACTAGGAATATGTGAAGACATCCCTAACTATCCGGAGGATATTGTCTCCAATGTTATACAAcag ATTGAAAGggataataaaactaaattcaatAGAGATGTACTGGAGCCTCCCCAGATCGCTGAGAGAATAGGCCCTGAAGAGGAAACTATTGATTTATGCGTTTCTTCCGAAAGG aTATTTGTACCAAAAGTGGCACAAGATGTTAACAAAGACTGGTTTATAATAGTTAACGACAAGCAGAAGCCCAGGCAGACGTTCCGTGTCGAAATATGCAA AGGCGGCGAGAGCGCATCGTGCTCTTCAATAGCGTTTTTTCAAAAGGGCTATGAGGCTAAGTGCATACAGAAATACGTCCTCCGCAACATGATAGCTCTAGATGACAACAACCAAGTCATCGAGAGGCCCTTCCAAGTTCCCAGTTGTTGTTCCTGCGTGGCTAGAGTCgtgtaa
- the LOC123693358 gene encoding protein spaetzle-like isoform X1 produces MAWIYYVLWIYLLQITSYKAYEETEWRSGRAPHFQTNGSYKILNRFVKPFINRRVMESPIVFPDLTSRSGSDFQLQIPEECRRLGICEDIPNYPEDIVSNVIQQIERDNKTKFNRDVLEPPQIAERIGPEEETIDLCVSSERIFVPKVAQDVNKDWFIIVNDKQKPRQTFRVEICKGGESASCSSIAFFQKGYEAKCIQKYVLRNMIALDDNNQVIERPFQVPSCCSCVARVV; encoded by the exons ATGGCTTGGATATATTACGTTTTGTGGATATATCTG TTACAGATAACAAGCTACAAAGCCTACGAAGAAACAGAGTGGCGGAGCGGAAGGGCACCACATTTCCAAACCAATGGTTCGTACAAAATCCTGAATAGATTTGTGAAGCCTTTTATCAATAGACGAG TAATGGAGAGTCCTATAGTATTTCCAGATCTAACATCGAGGTCGGGTAGTGACTTTCAATTGCAAATACCTGAGGAATGTAGACGACTAGGAATATGTGAAGACATCCCTAACTATCCGGAGGATATTGTCTCCAATGTTATACAAcag ATTGAAAGggataataaaactaaattcaatAGAGATGTACTGGAGCCTCCCCAGATCGCTGAGAGAATAGGCCCTGAAGAGGAAACTATTGATTTATGCGTTTCTTCCGAAAGG aTATTTGTACCAAAAGTGGCACAAGATGTTAACAAAGACTGGTTTATAATAGTTAACGACAAGCAGAAGCCCAGGCAGACGTTCCGTGTCGAAATATGCAA AGGCGGCGAGAGCGCATCGTGCTCTTCAATAGCGTTTTTTCAAAAGGGCTATGAGGCTAAGTGCATACAGAAATACGTCCTCCGCAACATGATAGCTCTAGATGACAACAACCAAGTCATCGAGAGGCCCTTCCAAGTTCCCAGTTGTTGTTCCTGCGTGGCTAGAGTCgtgtaa
- the LOC123693358 gene encoding protein spaetzle-like isoform X3 — MAWIYYVLWIYLLQITSYKAYEETEWRSGRAPHFQTNVMESPIVFPDLTSRSGSDFQLQIPEECRRLGICEDIPNYPEDIVSNVIQQIERDNKTKFNRDVLEPPQIAERIGPEEETIDLCVSSERIFVPKVAQDVNKDWFIIVNDKQKPRQTFRVEICKGGESASCSSIAFFQKGYEAKCIQKYVLRNMIALDDNNQVIERPFQVPSCCSCVARVV, encoded by the exons ATGGCTTGGATATATTACGTTTTGTGGATATATCTG TTACAGATAACAAGCTACAAAGCCTACGAAGAAACAGAGTGGCGGAGCGGAAGGGCACCACATTTCCAAACCAATG TAATGGAGAGTCCTATAGTATTTCCAGATCTAACATCGAGGTCGGGTAGTGACTTTCAATTGCAAATACCTGAGGAATGTAGACGACTAGGAATATGTGAAGACATCCCTAACTATCCGGAGGATATTGTCTCCAATGTTATACAAcag ATTGAAAGggataataaaactaaattcaatAGAGATGTACTGGAGCCTCCCCAGATCGCTGAGAGAATAGGCCCTGAAGAGGAAACTATTGATTTATGCGTTTCTTCCGAAAGG aTATTTGTACCAAAAGTGGCACAAGATGTTAACAAAGACTGGTTTATAATAGTTAACGACAAGCAGAAGCCCAGGCAGACGTTCCGTGTCGAAATATGCAA AGGCGGCGAGAGCGCATCGTGCTCTTCAATAGCGTTTTTTCAAAAGGGCTATGAGGCTAAGTGCATACAGAAATACGTCCTCCGCAACATGATAGCTCTAGATGACAACAACCAAGTCATCGAGAGGCCCTTCCAAGTTCCCAGTTGTTGTTCCTGCGTGGCTAGAGTCgtgtaa
- the LOC123693358 gene encoding protein spaetzle-like isoform X2 gives MAWIYYVLWIYLLQITSYKAYEETEWRSGRAPHFQTNGSYKILNRFVKPFINRRVFPDLTSRSGSDFQLQIPEECRRLGICEDIPNYPEDIVSNVIQQIERDNKTKFNRDVLEPPQIAERIGPEEETIDLCVSSERIFVPKVAQDVNKDWFIIVNDKQKPRQTFRVEICKGGESASCSSIAFFQKGYEAKCIQKYVLRNMIALDDNNQVIERPFQVPSCCSCVARVV, from the exons ATGGCTTGGATATATTACGTTTTGTGGATATATCTG TTACAGATAACAAGCTACAAAGCCTACGAAGAAACAGAGTGGCGGAGCGGAAGGGCACCACATTTCCAAACCAATGGTTCGTACAAAATCCTGAATAGATTTGTGAAGCCTTTTATCAATAGACGAG TATTTCCAGATCTAACATCGAGGTCGGGTAGTGACTTTCAATTGCAAATACCTGAGGAATGTAGACGACTAGGAATATGTGAAGACATCCCTAACTATCCGGAGGATATTGTCTCCAATGTTATACAAcag ATTGAAAGggataataaaactaaattcaatAGAGATGTACTGGAGCCTCCCCAGATCGCTGAGAGAATAGGCCCTGAAGAGGAAACTATTGATTTATGCGTTTCTTCCGAAAGG aTATTTGTACCAAAAGTGGCACAAGATGTTAACAAAGACTGGTTTATAATAGTTAACGACAAGCAGAAGCCCAGGCAGACGTTCCGTGTCGAAATATGCAA AGGCGGCGAGAGCGCATCGTGCTCTTCAATAGCGTTTTTTCAAAAGGGCTATGAGGCTAAGTGCATACAGAAATACGTCCTCCGCAACATGATAGCTCTAGATGACAACAACCAAGTCATCGAGAGGCCCTTCCAAGTTCCCAGTTGTTGTTCCTGCGTGGCTAGAGTCgtgtaa